The nucleotide sequence AATTTTTTGTCGGACTTGTTTTGGTCTATATCGCGATTCGATTGCTCATGAATACTTTGAAAAAGCAGGAATCGGCCGTCAATTCATTTGAAGCATTCGAAGTATCGTCGGCTTCATTGACATTTAGAAAAATTTCATTCGTATTCAACGGCCAACAATTTTCCCTTTCGACGCCGGTTCTTTTTACATTGAGCATTATTGTTGGAGCCATTGGCGGCATCTATGGAATCGGCGGCGGCGCCATACTCGCTCCGATTCTTGTGATCATGTTTCGCCTACCGATTTATACCATTTCCGGAGCAACTCTGTTTGGGACATTTTTATCTTCGACGGTAGGAGTCCTTTTCTATATCGTGCTGGCTCCCCTCTTTGCGGCCGACAAAATATCTGCGCAACCTGACTGGATGCTGGGTCTGATGTTCGGTATCGGAGGATCGCTCGGTATTTATCTGGGAACTCGAATTCAGAAATACATTCCCGCCCGCCTCATAAAAATTCTTTTACTATTGATCATGCTCTACGTTGCGATCCGATATATAATCGGATTTTTCGCGCAATAGAAATGCCGGTCTTTCGAAACCGGCATCGGGATTTTAAGCAGATAATGAGTGTATTTCCAATTAGGAAATTTTGATTTCGATTTTTTTTGGCTTCTTTTCTTCAGCTTTGGCGGCGGTAACAATCAAAATACCGTTTTTA is from Candidatus Zixiibacteriota bacterium and encodes:
- a CDS encoding sulfite exporter TauE/SafE family protein, producing MIEFPVSGVETYWWLPILFAFVVSCLTSTAGISGAFLLLPFQVSILGFTSPGVTPTNLLYNTVAIPSGIYRNYREKRMVWPLVKVISTGTIPGLVLGVFIRVRYLPDPVAFKFFVGLVLVYIAIRLLMNTLKKQESAVNSFEAFEVSSASLTFRKISFVFNGQQFSLSTPVLFTLSIIVGAIGGIYGIGGGAILAPILVIMFRLPIYTISGATLFGTFLSSTVGVLFYIVLAPLFAADKISAQPDWMLGLMFGIGGSLGIYLGTRIQKYIPARLIKILLLLIMLYVAIRYIIGFFAQ